AAATCGTTCatctgttttttaataaaattttttgctCTGAACATTTGAGTTCTTTCCCCAATTACTAGAGTAAGAATTGTTTTTAGAAAATTCACTTTAAACTTGTCATTGTGCATGGTTTTTACACCCATTCCACGCAACATTTTACTTACGAGACAATCTGGCAACGTTGCATCTGTGAAGCTAACCACACGATTGGCATTGCGACACAATACAACGTTGCCATTTTCCATAAATTGCATAGACATGATCGGCAGCTGCAGCTCGATGCTAAGTTAGGATGTAGGTCTGCCTCGGCAAACATATTGGACTATTATCTATCGCAAACCTAAATAAGCAATGCTTGTCAAACAGTTCTAAGAAATGTTGTGAAACTGTTGTTTGTTTCTTGAAATGCGTCAGTTAGCTGGTATGAGCAAATATTGTTAGTTTACAACGAGATATCCGGTATGAATGGTGATAATTTTGCTGTTTATAGTTACAGAGAAATGGCGACGCCAGAGACGAAGAGAAGTGGCGGCGTGAGAGGAGAGTACGACGGTGACTGGTGTAGTGATGGAGTATGACGGATAAGTATCACTTGGAGTTGCCAGGGAGGGGAGTACGGTAGTGTCTGGAAGGAAGGAGATGTCTTGGCGACTGTTGAAGTTGTGGGTGAGAGGAGAGTACGACGGTGCCTGGTGTTGTGATGGAGTATGACGGATAAGTATCACTTGGAGTTACCAGGGAGGGGAGTGTGATAGTGTCTGGAAGGGAGGAGATGTCTTGGTGACTGTTGAGGTGGTGGGTGAGAGGGGAGTACGACGGTGACTGGTGTTGTGATGGAGTATGAGGGATAAGTATCACTTGTAGTTGCCAGGGAGGGGAGTATGATAGTGTCTGGAGGGGGAGGAGATGTCTTGGTGACTGTTGGGGTGGTGGGTGAGAGGAGACTATGGCGGTGACTAGTGTTGTGATGGAGTATGAGGGATAAGTATCACTTGTAGTTGCCAGGGAGGGGAGTATGATAGTGTCTCGAAAGGGAGGAGATGGCGACTGTTGAGGTGGTGGGTGAGAGGGGAGTACGACGGTGACTGGTGTTGTGATGGAGTATGAGGGATAAGTATCACTTGTAGTTGCCAGGGAGGGGAGTATGATAGTGTCTGGAAAGGGAGGAGATGGCGACTGTGAGGTGGTGGGTGAGGGAGGGGAGTCGGCAGCAGACGGACGGAACGCATGTCGATGACCGGTGAGCGGTGACCGGTGTGAGCTGCAGTCGCCTGGCCTTGGGGGAACGGGTTTGGCCGCCTCGCAGCCGCACCGCACTCCGCtaaatgaaatttacaaattaccCGCTAAACGAAACAAATAATCCTGGACAGCCTTCATATTTCCATTTTGTCCGCTGCCGACCAGTTGTTGGAAGCCGCGCTCCCGCCTGAGAGTAGCCCATCCCGGTGACCACTGGGTCTCGAGTTCCACTTGACCTCATACAGACAATAGATTTAGAGTAAAAAGATTGGTCTTATTAACTTCATATGTATGTATTGCATAATTTATGACTCCTAGAGCATAAAATGGGTTTTAATTCAGTCCTCCTTAGTATAAGAAATTGTACAAATTTGATAATGATCCAAATTTGCAATAGAGAATTCGAATGTATATTTCTTCTTCGCAGTTATTGTTGGCAGCCCAGATTATCCCAGACCAACTGTTCTTTGCCAGAGAGCACGACTATTTCTTCGATAGGCTTTGCCTCTTCGGCAGCGGAAATAGCTTCCAAAAATTCCTTGTTTGTATGTCCGGTAATAATAATCCAACATCCAACCTACTTCTCTCTATCCACAGATTGCCTGAAAGTACTTTTAGAACAACAAGGCTTTGAggttatcaataaaatttataaatagcttacctCAGAGAACTCTTGTTTCTAATAAACAATCTTCCTAGGATCACAGAGAGATCCATAAAGGTAGGAAGCCCATGAAGTCCCCATGTGAGTCTTGTTAATCCTTACCAGTTCCCATCCAATGAGAATGTATTTTGTCTTATTCTGAAAGTGTTGTGGTGAACAGAATCTCTTCTGATTATctctacattatgattgtcaaaTAAATACAATCGTGATTATCTTGACATAAAGTGTTGTGTCAAATGTTGATAGACTTAAACTATAATGACATTCAGATCCCATTTCGTCACTACGTAGCATCTAACAAGTATGTAAGTAAAGTATGGAAGAAAAGAGAGGAAAGAAACTATCGAAGAGAGatattgataaaaactggaagttagaatcagtttttcagaaaatgttatcAGCAAAATCATCTATTACACGCAGTTTTCACTAGTTGTTTCGACTCTGGTGAGTGTAATCTtcagagtaaaataaaattgcGTAATTTGACACAAGGTATATGATCATTGAATACTAACAATACTAACAGCGGCTGTCTATTATAAGCAAGTATCATAGAGGTTGTAGgtttattaaatgaaaagtttTCGCGTAATTTTCTCTTCTACTCTCTAATTAAAGTTGTATTCTGTTCTTCGTGAGCCATTACAAGAAACAAGGTATCCCCTTAGACAAGAAACAAGATTAAGAGAGTGATGCCTTCAGTACCATAACAGTACTGAAATACAGTACTGACTCAAAAGACTGGGAGAGACATCCAACTGAATAATTAATGTATCTTGAATTGAATTGCAATGGATGTGATGTATCAACGTAGACTGGTCTTTATGGAACAGAAAGTTTGATTAAGGACCATTCAACACTTTCGTACTTTGGAAACAACAGGAAACTTAGAAGGCTGTTTGTATTACCTAATATATTCCAACAGATGAACTTCTCAATTCAAAACAACACACGCGTGGTAAAACTAgagcaaataatttattaacactgAGAAGAACTTAATATAAGATGTTGAACTGTTTCTTATTCAGAACATCAAACGTATCTTCCGAACTTCCATCAAATGTCTTCCTCATAGACGAGTCTAATGAGATACTGGACGACTGAGGGACAGGCCGTTCACCTTTGGCTACTGGCGCTGGCGGATGGTTGCTTTCGTCTGGCGCTTCTGGCCGCTGGACATCCACACAGACATCACAGTGATTATGCCATCGTGAGCAAACACAGTCTGTCGTTTCTTCACTGCTCTCCTAACTAGTTCCTTATCACTTCCGGTTCAATTGTCAGATTCAACAAACTCTCAATGTTGGCATCTTGTACCTACATGAAACTGAACAATGTTCAATAATGTTGGGAAGTTTCTCTCGTAAAGAGTAATAATACAAACTGCAGGCCTATAGTTTGATTTATGAAGACTAGGTAACTAATCTTAGTCAATGCAAAATTATACTTATTGCTTCTTTTGAGAGTACTACTTATTGTGGAATCAACAAATTTATGATATATGTATAGATGGACATGGTGGAATGATGAGACCAAGAATATTGTCTTGGTCAATATCGTGCACGATCATACAATCAATTAATATTCATAGTACTGTATCAGGGGTGCATCGTTAAGGCCAATAACATCGTGTTATGTCGTGCACGATCAGACAAGCAGTCACTAACGATGGATCTCTATCAGAAGTGCAATATTGAGGCCAGTAATATTGCGTTTTTGTTCTGTACATCAGAGAAACCATTCACTATTATGATTTTGCATCAGTGGTGCATTATACCAGATGCCAATAGCATTGTATTATTTGTCGTGCACAATCAGATGATCAATACCTAATGATGGCTCTATGTTAGAGGTAGCTACAATGTTGAGGTCTCTGACATCGAGTTCTCATCGTGCATGATCAAACTCAACATTTTGTGGTCTTAAAGCTTAATATGTTTGAGTTTTATGTGTTAGGTGCTTAGAGCAATTACCACTATGGTTTCCCGAGATAGCtgaatacattttctatttaGACCATCATTATGGCTTCTTGAGCTCCGGGATCTTTGCAAGGTCTGACGGTTCATGTTCCAATCCCACTTGAGAGATTTGGGATAATAAAAAGGTGCCAGTCATGTGGGCATCAGCCACCTCCTACTACTCCTTTACTACTGCTTTCCTTTCCTGTTACAATCCTTTTACATGTTTccatttgtattaattataatgtaaacaaaataaatattggtactattaaataatacgtcttactccaaaaattaatttcaaaacaaaatccAGATTTGGATTCATAAATGAAATTTGGAATTCATAGCTTACTTCCATCAAATCAGCCATTCATAGGTCTCGCTGAAATACACTTTATATAATAGATTCTGAGTATTATTAAAAAGCGTGTTAATACTATTGTACTACTTGGATAGGTTTGGATTAGCAAGTGCTAAAGAATATTTTAGGATTTGCGTTTATACTTATATCGACTACAAGACCTTGAACTGCTGCAGCTTTCACTTCGGGCAACATTCCAGGTTCAAGAATGTTACTCAATTGATTTTCTTTTGTACTTCTGGTCTATTTCTAATAGGAACAATCTCAAGGAATTGTGCAGGTTTGGAAAGCACGTAatctaaagtaaattttaatctctagttttagaactttattttaagaacatttatatCCCTCGACTGAGTATAACAGTGAAATAACAGTCAACAGATGAAACTACAATtagttaacatatttaatttaactgagATTATGTCCATACTGTTACATTAGAACCAAGAATGACGTAACTAGAATGACAACGTCACTGGACGGTATCGGAATCGACGCTGAGTTGCAATCTATGGCTTCGTGGAATACAATCAGACATCACGATTAGATAACCAATCTTCTCAAATTCAAGGTCTATTGTGGTTCCCCAAAAGAGCAAAATTTGagtgtaattttattaagaaccaatgGTAATTCTTcatattatcttaatatttttggtACAGACAATATATCTCAAGCtcttatttttactaattacttCGTCTTGGATAgcaacttattatttaaatacgcTATGTAGAAAGCTCTCTCATagtacttttttaacattttttaattcctgTCTCTTGACACCGGTTAGTATGATCCTATTTTGGTTCAGACTTGAGTATTAGTAAGTATATTAAGAAAGTTATAGTTGATATTCAAACTGGGTCAGGATTTATATTGAGTCTCTAACATTGATCCAATTTAGTAATGCAGATCGAATTGTaacttttccaattttatttgaactgtgCAAATTTCAATCTAAACTCTGATAAAATTTCTTGTCAAATTTTGACCCAAATTTGTTATGGAAGCTCAGAATATAGGAGCCCATCGATGCACCGATCTGCCCTGAAAGCTATCGGAGATCAGTGGAGGGTTTGTGAGATCGTATTGCGCCAGGTGATATATGATGCCCTTCCCTCTCCTCATCCATTAGATGAGTAGGAGACGCTCACGTTGCTGGGCGCCATTGCAAGCCGCAGCAAATTGCAGATCTTCCACGAGCCATGCCACCAGGTCGACCTGTCGCTGCAGGTGACCTTCGACCTGCATCATGCATCCTTTGTCCTGCCATTGGTCCCATTGGTCACCCCGTCTTGTATCTTGTTCTACCTATCCTTCTGCATAGAACTAACAAGAACAGTTTTTCTAAAGGGATAATTGCAAGGATACCTTGGAGTACGCAAAAAAATAAGAAGATAGTAACAGGAATATACTCATGAATGAGGTTCTTGGTAGTTGCGAGCTGAGGTATTGACTCACTTAGTCAAATGTTCCTACCCTTGCTTCTGGAGAAATGACATTTACCACAATGAAATAGGCTCGAAATAGAAGAATTAAAGTACTACGGCTTTGATGTATTTAATTGAAGTTATCTAAAACTGCATTTTCAACATTAgttctcataaaataaaaatgtagatgaAATTATTGTATCTTTCATTTATATGGACTAATATACCGTTGGAATTTTACTAGGTTCGTTTTCCAATATGTTGACATATCTTTAAGATATCTTAAATAGACGAGAAAAAGGTCTAAATATGGGAAATATGAGCAACAACTCGTAGCAGAGACGTGTCAACGTCAAATTAAGACACATCATGTGTGGGCGTCTTCTGAAAAAAATACAATCGAGTAAAATTTCAacgttattgtggtttatataaATGCAAGATACAATATTGTATACACTTTTGGATCTTGtcacatttttgtaacaaatcaaatagaaacaattagattttgtaaaaaatgtgtttttgagaCAAATGAATCACAAAAAACGATTTCTTTCAATCACGGTGTACTAGTAAAAGTTTCCGACATCCTTGGTGAAGTGATCAGTTCTGGATTCAAACCAGCGCAGCGTTTAGTATAAAGGTACTCAATATTCCGATCACTATTGTAAGAGATGCTTAGGTATACCTAACCCAATATACACCATGAGTTAGTGTTCAAGGAACGACTCTTAAGCCGGGTTTATACCTTACGATTTATCAAATTTTGGCATTTCGTCGCAGACAAGACGTAGCGTGTTGTTACGACTTCTTGAGAGGGTTGGAGGTTGGTTCAGATCAGCAAACATTTCTGGAAGTCGTAGCGACAAATTGATGCATGTTGTGCTTCGTTTCATCGTTCCAACTTACATATCAGTTATACCATGGTTACTCTTTAGTCAACAGTTTGTGTTGTTTTGCTGAATTTATATAAAGTTGTCTTGGTCGGTAATTTTTCAACTATATGCCAGATCTCAGACAATCCTTCCGTGACTTATTAACTGAATTTATCGATCTGTACAAAGGCTTTTAGTGTTTCTGGCAAGAGAACAATGAGGCAATTCGGACAGGACTAAGAGAGGCGTAGTCTACGCAGAATCGGTTACCAAATATAAAGACTTCCTCCATTGTACTTACAGTGTAATACTGCAGTATCTGTAGTCAGAGGTTGGAGAATTAAGATAGAGCTTCGAGACAGGTACGTCCAATTGCGACAACATGTAGCGACTTGTCGTGGCAGACAAGCCGTTCGACAAATCATAAGATGTAAACCCGGCTTCGGAGACCACACGTTTCAGACCTAGTCACAAGGGAATCGAAGATTTGTGGCGATAAAGATTTACACCAATTACCCTGGATGTTGGGGCGAATATGCTCAGCGTCTATGGACTAAATCAATACTGCCATCAAATGTACCGTACGAAATAACCTGACTCTGCATAACTTATTACTTATAGAGAATAaccatataaaaagaaacaaactgcCTGTACTATTTCTTCTGCTTAGGCTGTACTATTCTTTACGTTTCTTTATTTCTTATTGTATTTGTGGTGTGAACTGTTTAAGAGGTTTGAAGTTATTCATGCTGGAATGATTTACTTCTcaaaaattactagttttaaaacgTCTGAAAAGTTACACATTCCAGTTCCAGTAAGAGTTATCCAATTCAGACAAAGTCTTACCTAAATGCATTTCACATTATGCTAATCATTTCTTAAACCTCAACGAAGAAATATTGCATTCATTTGATGTCTTTCAaggtaactttttataattatattaattttgttattgtctTGTCAGTAGTACgtatgagaaataaaaatatatgttttacaatcCATTACCAATTTACCATTATAATGGTACACCATCAGTTGCAATTGTATTGGAAGAATAAAAGAAGTATATTTAGGATGTATTACAGAATGttcatttatttctatttccATAGATTTAGAACCATAGTTCACTCTATgcttgaaaatattcaaaaacagaTTTGGAGTATGTGAATCTACCTACGTTAAATATAAACGATATATTTAGTAAGCGCTACACTGAAGtgcaaacttttaataaataagtggAAATGTCCACTTTGACATCCATGAATATTATGATTCTACATTTTGATAAGGTAATTTGAAGACATATTGAGggtaaatatttcacatgttcAAAATGGTTTTATTACCTCTTTTCTTGGCAGTATACAGTAACAATACGGATGGTAGTAATCGCCATGATGATGTACCAAAATGGATAGATACTAAATTACAGGATTAAGGACCCGACATGTTGCCTGTCAGTCTGTGCGACAACTCTTGAGAGATTCTAGAGCCTTAAACCTCGGTACCCAGCTTCTTCTTGGTCCAAAAGAAGTGCTTTTATTGATTTTGACTTTTATTACGTTCTATCGATATTCCGTTGTATCAATGAACTTATTTGTCCAGCAGTGTTTAAACATTGACAAATGTTCTTAATACGAGTAAAAATGTAACTTTCCCTCTCATCTTTTCTTCAACTTATTCAACCGGTTCTATACAGTAAAACTTGTATGATTTTGAAAGTATGAAGCATAATCAAGAGCTAGATGTGTTCAAATAAAAACCTGAGCACAACTCAGGTCCAATTGGTCCAACCCAACCAGTATACTCAGTACATTTTGATGGTGGCTGTTTCTTAGAATCATCTTTTATGACTGGTGATTTCGTTTTTGCAGTCTTCATTGATGAATTGATCATACTGTAGTGTACTCGTCACAGGTATAGATATTTTACAACACATTTGAGTGCAGGCATTCTCTCTGCAAGGCCATTACCAGAAAATGATATTATTGTTACGTTAGAAGAGCTTGTAGTTAGTTGTTTACGTCTTGATGGGAAGAGTAGAGAGATCGCTCAGTAAACGTTATGGCCACTGATTACACACAACCCTCGCTCGTCCAATCAAGGCAATTGGGCTCTGGGTCCGGCAACAGGCCATGGGCCATGTTCAGCTACTATAGCCCAGTAGCTGCAACATAGGTGTATATAGATGTTCCTGAACTCTGGAGGCCACAACAAAATTTTGCTTCCTAGATACTCGATTCTGTAAATGCCTCACTTCAAAATTATAGACGTAAAACGAATCGTTCCATGAACACTTTACCGAGCCGGAGCTAAATTTGATCTGCGTTTTTCTAGTTGCACTTCCAGTGACCAAATTTTTGTCCTTTAACTcttgttttgaatttggcgcctaaaactatttttttacatattaacagAAGTCTGCTTTAAAGTCCACAGCAACCACCAAAATTGATTAGGAAGAAatgatgaaaatttttgttatggTCAATATCAAATTTTGCACATTTAAGTACTCCCGTATACCAAATGCCAAATGTGTAcgagtgaaaaatatattttggatggTAAATTTGGGAACCAGTAGGTTCAAAACGAAGgcttttgtaaaacatttgtacGAGAATTTTGTTTTAACACATTTGTTATACCCTTCCAAAAGATTTATCACTGGTTCAGTAATTAAGAAACAACTATAACACTATAAtactgttttttgtatgttcttaTAAATATGGCAAAATTCCAATCATAAACGAAAATTATAATTGAGATATTTTCTTGGTTTCGTTAAGTTTTAATGCCAAAGCGAATTAGGGCAAACTAAATATTATGGcgtacaaattttcatctttaaaaataagaattcaaTTGTAGCTATTGTTACTTAACAACTTAATTTATAACAACGGAAATCAAACTTTTTGTATCGTATAGTCAAAGAGTAGCAGCATAAGTGTAGTAGAACAGTTTGTCTGTTTGTTCCAACAACCTCACATCAGTCAGTCATTTTCTTGTGAAGAAAGATCATTTGAGCAATCGCTTCTATAGCAGTAGCTTATTGTGTAGCGTAACAGTA
The Homalodisca vitripennis isolate AUS2020 chromosome 4, UT_GWSS_2.1, whole genome shotgun sequence DNA segment above includes these coding regions:
- the LOC124361170 gene encoding DNA-directed RNA polymerase II subunit RPB1-like, which gives rise to MQVEGHLQRQVDLVAWLVEDLQFAAACNGAQQPARSARRKQPSASASSQSGVRCGCEAAKPVPPRPGDCSSHRSPLTGHRHAFRPSAADSPPSPTTSQSPSPPFPDTIILPSLATTSDTYPSYSITTPVTVVLPSHPPPQQSPSPPFRDTIILPSLATTSDTYPSYSITTLVTAIVSSHPPPQQSPRHLLPLQTLSYSPPWQLQVILIPHTPSQHQSPSYSPLTHHLNSHQDISSLPDTITLPSLVTPSDTYPSYSITTPGTVVLSSHPQLQQSPRHLLPSRHYRTPLPGNSK